A window of Pseudodesulfovibrio hydrargyri contains these coding sequences:
- the msrB gene encoding peptide-methionine (R)-S-oxide reductase MsrB, protein MIRKLAYFTLTGALLLALGFGMTILSSSEEPAMADTTNANYEIATLAGGCFWCVESDMEKLPGVIKVVSGYAGGSEPNPSYEQVSSGSTGHRESVQVTFDPARISYAQVLDHYWRHFDPTDTGGSFGDRGFQYTSAIFYHNEKQHETAEASKKALDESGRFDKPVITPLIAFTTFYPAEGYHQDYYKHNPVRYKTYRYFSGRDKFVDNHWGDEADDVIEAARDNALVTAAGGDFVKPDKDTLKKNLTPLQYKVTQEEGTEPPFDNTYWDNHAEGIYVDLVSGEPLFSSTDKYESGTGWPSFTTPLVPENIVEKEDRSLFSVRTEVRSKAGDNHLGHVFTDGPQPTGLRYCMNSAALRFVPKDKMRAEGYGEFLYLFD, encoded by the coding sequence ATGATCCGCAAGCTTGCATATTTTACCCTGACCGGCGCCCTGCTCCTGGCGCTCGGCTTCGGCATGACCATCCTATCGTCATCGGAGGAACCGGCAATGGCTGACACTACCAATGCGAACTACGAGATCGCCACCCTGGCGGGCGGCTGCTTCTGGTGCGTGGAATCGGATATGGAAAAGCTGCCCGGCGTGATCAAGGTCGTGTCCGGCTACGCGGGCGGCAGCGAGCCCAATCCGTCCTACGAGCAGGTTTCGAGCGGGTCCACCGGCCACCGCGAGTCGGTGCAGGTGACCTTTGATCCCGCGCGGATCAGCTACGCCCAGGTCCTGGACCACTACTGGCGGCACTTCGACCCCACCGACACCGGCGGCTCCTTCGGCGACCGGGGGTTCCAGTACACCTCGGCCATCTTCTACCACAATGAGAAGCAGCACGAGACCGCCGAGGCGTCCAAGAAGGCTCTGGACGAGTCCGGCCGCTTCGACAAGCCCGTCATCACCCCGCTCATCGCGTTCACCACCTTCTACCCGGCCGAGGGCTACCACCAGGACTATTACAAGCACAATCCCGTGCGCTACAAGACCTACCGCTACTTCTCGGGCCGCGACAAGTTCGTGGACAACCACTGGGGCGATGAGGCCGACGACGTGATCGAGGCCGCGCGCGACAACGCCCTGGTCACCGCCGCCGGAGGCGATTTCGTCAAGCCCGACAAGGACACCCTGAAGAAGAACCTCACCCCGCTGCAGTACAAGGTAACCCAGGAGGAAGGCACGGAACCGCCCTTCGACAACACGTACTGGGACAACCACGCCGAGGGCATCTACGTGGACCTCGTCAGCGGCGAGCCGCTCTTCTCGAGCACGGACAAGTACGAATCCGGCACGGGCTGGCCGAGCTTCACCACCCCCCTGGTGCCGGAAAACATCGTGGAAAAGGAGGACCGCTCCCTCTTCTCGGTGCGCACCGAGGTCCGCAGCAAGGCCGGGGACAACCACCTGGGCCACGTCTTTACGGACGGCCCGCAACCCACCGGCCTGCGCTACTGCATGAACTCCGCCGCCCTGCGGTTCGTGCCCAAGGACAAGATGCGGGCGGAGGGTTACGGGGAATTCCTGTATCTGTTTGACTAA